In the Sinomonas cyclohexanicum genome, ACCTGCCCGCGCGGCGACGTCCAAGATCGTGACCGACTTCGCCATCCGGCACCTCCATCTGGTCGACGACTTGTCAGGACAAACCTTGACCGGAAGTCCCGGTCCTGTGCATACTCTAGTGCAGGATATTGGAACGTTCCCATAGGCGTTCCGGAGCGACGAAGGAGTGTCCATGGCGCAGCCCGCCACGCCCATCAGAACAGTGACTCTCGGCCTCGTAGGAGTCGGCCGGATCGGAGTCATGCACGCGAGGAACATCGCCGCCCTCGTCCCGGCGTTCGCCAAGCGTGGGATCGACCTGCGCCTCGCGCTCACGGACGTCGCCGAGGAGCACGCGCGCGGCGTGGCCGCGGAGGTCGGGGCCGAGTTCGTGCCTGGCGGGGCTCCCGGTCTGATCGGCCACGGCGTCGACGGGCTCGTCATCGCCACCGGCACGCAGACCCACCCCGAGCTCATCCGGGCCGGCGTCGACGCCGGCATCCCGGTGTTCTGCGAGAAGCCGGTCGCCGGGTCCGTGGCGGACTCGCTGCCGATCCTCGCGTACATCGCGGAGAAGGGCGGAACCGTGCAGATCGGCCACCAGCGCCGCTTCGACGCCGGCTACCTCGAGGCCAAGCGGAGCTTCGACGCCGGCGAGATCGGCTGGATCCACTCCCTCCGCGCCATGACGGGGGACATGTTCCCGCCCTCGATCGAGTTCCTCGCGACCTCGGGTGGCCTCTTCCGTGACTGCTCGGTCCACGACTTCGACATCCTCCGGTGGCTCACGGGCGGCGAGATCGTGGAGGTCTATGCGCGTGGCTCCAACAACGGCGACCCGGCCATCGGGGAGGTCGGCGACGTCGACACGGCGCTCGCCGTCGTGACCTTCGACGACGGGACGGTCGGCACCGTGTCCGCGACCCGCTACAACGGCGCCGGCCACGACGTCCGCCTCGAGGTCCAGGGTTCGAAGTCCTCGGTGATGGTGGGCCTGGACGAGAAGACCGCGCTCCGGTCCACGGAGCCGGACGTGGCCTTCCCCGCGGGCGAAACGCACAAGACGTTCGCCGAGCGCTTCGACGCCGCCTACCGGGCCGAGCTCGGCGCGTTCGTCGAGCTCGTGCTGGGCGAGCGCGAGAACCCCTGCACTCCCGAGGACGCGGTCGCGGCCTCCCGCGTGGCCGACGCCGCGCAGGAGTCCCTCGAGACCGGAGCCCCGGTGCGGATCGAGGTCCCGGCACGCGCCTGACCTCCGGATACCCTGACCCCATGAACGCCACGCCCGCCCTGAGCCCGATGCCCCGAACGCTCGAGGTGGAGTCGC is a window encoding:
- a CDS encoding Gfo/Idh/MocA family oxidoreductase, coding for MAQPATPIRTVTLGLVGVGRIGVMHARNIAALVPAFAKRGIDLRLALTDVAEEHARGVAAEVGAEFVPGGAPGLIGHGVDGLVIATGTQTHPELIRAGVDAGIPVFCEKPVAGSVADSLPILAYIAEKGGTVQIGHQRRFDAGYLEAKRSFDAGEIGWIHSLRAMTGDMFPPSIEFLATSGGLFRDCSVHDFDILRWLTGGEIVEVYARGSNNGDPAIGEVGDVDTALAVVTFDDGTVGTVSATRYNGAGHDVRLEVQGSKSSVMVGLDEKTALRSTEPDVAFPAGETHKTFAERFDAAYRAELGAFVELVLGERENPCTPEDAVAASRVADAAQESLETGAPVRIEVPARA